One stretch of Manis pentadactyla isolate mManPen7 chromosome 10, mManPen7.hap1, whole genome shotgun sequence DNA includes these proteins:
- the LOC118927563 gene encoding hemoglobin subunit theta-1-like, translated as MALLAADRELVRAFWRKLGGNVGVYATEALERTFLSFPTTKTYFPHLDLSPGSAQVKAHGKKVGDTLTLAVAHLDDLPWVLAALRDLHAHRLRVDPVNFQLLGHCLLVTFARHYPGDFSAALHALLDRFLSHVTSALSSEDC; from the exons ATGGCGCTGTTGGCCGCGGACCGGGAGTTGGTGCGCGCGTTCTGGAGGAAGCTGGGAGGCAACGTTGGCGTCTACGCGACGGAGGCCCTGGAGAG GACCTTCCTGTCCTTCCCCACCACCAAGACCTACTTCCCCCACCTGGACCTGAGTCCCGGCTCCGCCCAGGTCAAGGCCCACGGCAAGAAGGTGGGCGACACGCTGACCCTCGCTGTGGCCCACCTGGACGACCTGCCCTGGGTCCTGGCGGCTCTGCGCGACCTGCACGCGCACAGGCTGCGAGTGGACCCGGTCAACTTCCAG CTCTTGGGCCACTGCCTGCTGGTGACCTTCGCCCGGCACTACCCCGGAGACTTCAGCGCCGCCCTGCACGCCTTGCTGGACAGGTTTCTGAGCCACGTGACCTCGGCGCTGTCCTCCGAGGATTGCTAA
- the LOC118927562 gene encoding hemoglobin subunit alpha, which produces MVLSAEDKSNIKAAWAKVGSHAGEYGAEALERTFLSFPTTKTYFPHFDLSHGSAQVKAHGKKVGEALNSAVAHLDDLPTALSTLSDLHAFKLRVDPVNFKLLSHCLLVTLASHHPADFTPAVHASLDKFLTSVSTVLTSKYR; this is translated from the exons ATGGTGCTGTCTGCCGAAGACAAGAGCAACATCAAGGCCGCCTGGGCTAAGGTCGGCAGCCATGCCGGCGAATATGGCGCAGAGGCCCTGGAGAG GACCTTCCTGTCCTTCCCCACCACCAAGACCTACTTCCCCCACTTCGACCTGAGCCACGGCTCCGCCCAGGTCAAGGCCCACGGCAAGAAGGTGGGCGAGGCGCTCAACAGCGCCGTGGCCCACCTGGACGACCTGCCGACCGCCCTGTCGACTCTGAGCGACCTGCACGCGTTCAAGCTGCGTGTGGACCCCGTCAACTTCAAG CTCCTCTCCCACTGCCTGCTGGTGACTCTGGCCAGCCACCACCCCGCGGACTTCACCCCTGCCGTCCACGCCTCTCTGGACAAGTTCTTGACCTCCGTGAGCACCGTGCTGACCTCCAAATACCGTTAA
- the HBM gene encoding hemoglobin subunit mu, whose product MLSAQERDQILRVWDLIAGHEAPFGAELLLRLFTVYPSTKIYFKHLGACPDEVQLLNHGQRLLSAVGVAVQHMDNLRAALSPLADLHARILRVDPANFPLLIQCFQVVLASHLQGEFTVEMQAAWDKFLTGVAVVLTEKHR is encoded by the exons ATGCTCAGCGCCCAAGAGCGCGACCAAATACTGCGGGTCTGGGACCTGATCGCCGGCCACGAGGCGCCCTTCGGGGCGGAGCTGCTGCTCAG GCTCTTCACGGTCTACCCCAGCACCAAGATCTACTTCAAGCACCTGGGCGCCTGCCCTGATGAGGTGCAGCTGCTGAACCACGGCCAACGCCTGCTCTCGGCGGTGGGCGTGGCCGTGCAGCATATGGACAACCTGCGCGCGGCTCTGAGCCCTCTCGCTGACCTACACGCGCGCATACTGCGCGTGGACCCCGCCAACTTCCCG CTGCTGATCCAGTGTTTCCAGGTTGTGCTGGCCTCCCACCTGCAGGGCGAGTTCACCGTTGAGATGCAGGCTGCGTGGGACAAGTTCCTGACTGGCGTGGCCGTGGTGCTGACGGAGAAGCACCGCTGA
- the LOC118927567 gene encoding hemoglobin subunit zeta produces the protein MKATARRGGPLGEEVELVGRALGVKRQQGAEPAARWPSSPRARRGACGPPGGGREPAPSGALTPRPRRLFASYPQTKTYFPHFDLHAGSAHLRAHGSKVVAALGDAVKNIDNVAGALAKLSELHAYILRVDPVNFKLLSHCVLVTVASHFPADFTAEAHAAWDKFLSLVSSVLTEKYR, from the exons ATGAAGGCCACGGCT AGGAGAGGAGGGCCTCTGGGCGAAGAGGTGGAGCTTGTGGGGCGCGCCCTGGGAGTCAAGAGGCAGCAAGGAGCTGAGCCTGCGGCGAGGTGGCCTTCGAGTCCTCGAGCGCGGAGAGGGGCTTGCGGACCGCCAGGAGGTGGACGAGAACCCGCCCCCTCCGGAGCTCTGACACCCCGGCCGCGCAGGCTCTTCGCCAGCTACCCGCAAACCAAGACCTACTTTCCGCACTTCGACCTGCACGCGGGCTCGGCGCACCTGCGCGCGCACGGCTCCAAGGTGGTGGCCGCCTTGGGCGACGCGGTCAAGAACATCGACAATGTGGCGGGCGCGCTGGCCAAGCTCAGCGAGCTGCACGCCTACATCCTTCGCGTGGACCCGGTCAACTTCAAG CTGCTGTCCCACTGTGTGCTGGTCACCGTGGCCTCGCACTTCCCGGCCGACTTCACCGCCGAGGCCCACGCCGCCTGGGACAAGTTCCTGTCCCTCGTGTCCAGCGTCCTGACCGAGAAGTACCGCTGA